AAATAGTAAAGGACGGACGAGTAGCGTAACCTTTTGAGCGCTGAATACCGATCATCTTCGTATTACTATGAATCGCAGCTGCGACCGCCTCAAAGTCCACAGATCCTTCCTCAGTTAGTGCTACTGCGTTATAACCAATATTATATTCTTTAAAAGAGCCTACACCTTTCCCGCGTACACCAACGATTTCTTCTAACGTATCATACGGTTTCCCCGTTATGTATAGTAGCTCATCTCCCGGACGTAAAATACCAAATAAAGCTGTTGAAATCGCGTGAGTTCCCGAAATAATTTGCGGACGAACAAGACCCGCTTCCGCTCCAAATACATCAGCATACACTTTTTCTAACGTGTCACGACCAATATCATCATAGCCATAACCTGTAGTTGGAATAAAGTGCGCATCACTAATTTTATGTGTACGGAAACTCTCTAACACACGAAATTGATTACTTTCAATTACCTCATCCACACGTTTATGTATAGCTGCCACTTGATTCTCTATTTCTTTTACGATAGGTGCAATTTTTTCTCCATTTTCCAAACGATCAAACATTATTATTTTCTCCTTCTTCCACTAAAAATCTCTTTAATTGCCCATTCAACGGTGAATGAGCAAATATATATCCTGTACATTCATATACAAATTTCTCTTCCAGAAATTCCATCCTTGTTAATAGCGTTTCCGTTTTTAATAACGTTAACAACTTACCTTCACTCGGAGGAATCTCCACTTGATATGGATCCATCTCTTCCTTCATCTTCGTTTCTACCGATTCTTTTATATGCAATAAATCACTTTCTTCAAAAGCACTAGTCATTAAGAAGTCACTTTTCGGAAATGGAATAAAATTTTGATATAATTCATCTTTTTTATTATATAGCGTAATAACAGAAATATGATTAATCTCAAGTTCTGACAACAATTTCTTTACTGTTTGTTCATGCCCTACATAGTTAGGATCTGCAGAATCAACTACATGTAAAATTACATCTGCTTCACCAGCTTCTTCTAACGTCGAACGAAAAGCAGCAATTAATGACGTAGGTAAATCTTGTATAAAACCAACTGTATCAGTTAGCAATACTGTATAACCAGACGGTAATAACATCTTCCTTGTTGTCGGATCTAACGTTGCGAACAATAAGTTCTCTTCAAACGTATCCGCTTCCGTTAATCTATTAAATAGCGTCGATTTCCCTGCATTCGTATATCCTATTAATGAAACTTGAAATACTTTATTGTCTTTTCTTCTCTCACGATATCTTTTCCGATGTTCCACAACAACTGCAAGTTGCTTCTTAATTTCATCAATACGAGATCGAATATGACGACGATCCGTTTCCAACTTCGTCTCTCCCGGTCCTCTTGTACCAATCCCACCACCAAGACGAGATAAAGAGAGACCTTGTCCCATAAGACGAGGCATTGTATATTGCAACTGAGCTAATTCCACTTGAAGCTTACCTTCTCTTGATTTCGCACGTTGCGCAAATATATCCAATATAAGTTGCGTTCGATCGATTACTCTCGCATCTAATACAGAAGATAAATTCCGAATTTGACTTGGTGTTAACTCATTATTAAATATAATAACAGCCGGCTCTAACTCTTCCGCCATCGCAGCGAGCTCCTCTAATTTACCTTTCCCTATATAAGTTGCAGGATGGAATTTCGGACGCTTCTGCGTTGTAGATACTAAAACCTCAGCTCGCGCAGTCTTCGCTAGCGATGCCAATTCTTTCATGGAATGCATAAATCTTTCATCATCATCTTGTGGCAATTGACAGCCAACTAATATGACTTTTTCTTTTTCTTCCATCAAATATGTTCACTCATCCTTTTCGAAAATTAAACCTTCTAATATAATAGCAGAGGAAGCACATTTCATCTAGTTAGCGGGGGAGAAAATTCATGGCATGGGAGATTTTTAGCATCATCGGTACAATTGCCTTCGCACTCAGCGGAGCCATCGTTGCAATGGAAGAGGATTATGACATTTTCGGGGTATATATTTTAGGAATGGCAACCGCATTCGGGGGAGGTGCCCTTCGTAATTTATTAATCGGTTATCCAATCGTCGCATTTTGGCAACAAGACATGTTATTCCAAATCGCACTATTATCAATGACGATTATTTTTCTTTTTCCAAATAAATTAATTACTCATTGGAAAAAATGGGAAAACATCACGGACGCCATCGGTTTATCAGCATTCGCTGTACAAGGAGCTCTTTACGCCCAAAAGCTCAACTTACCGATTAGTGCTACAATTGTAGCAGCTGTTTTAACTGGAATTGGTGGCGGTATCATTCGCGATCTATTAGCACGCCGTAAACCTCTCGTCCTTCGCGCAGAAGTATATGCGTTTTGGACTATTTTAGCAGGTTTTTTAATCGGCGCAAAAGTTATCGTTAGCGACTGGGCTCTATATACCTTATTTATTTTGATCGTTTGTTTCCGTATGATTTCTATTCATTACAAATGGCATTTACCGCATAGACGCATAGACACTAAAGAGCGTTCCGTGCACAAATAGCAATCTCACCTCTTTACATAAAGTAAAGAGGTTTTTCTTTTCTAATTGTATCTTCGAAATAAAATCCTATTAAAAACTCCTCTTATATTATCCTATTATACAAAAACAAACGCATCCATTCCGAAAACACGTCTTATAAAATAACACTCTTTCATCCCCACTTTGTTTCAAACCAACGCTAATGAGTTTTTTCGTTACATTGTGTTCATACTAATTTTTAAAGCGAGGTGAACACAAATGACGAAACACGTTAACAAAGGTGCTCAAAAAAGCTCCGTCAACCAGTTTGGCCACGATCCCAATTCAGCACATGAGAAAAGCGCAAAAATGGAACGGTATCATAAATCTTATCAAGAAAAAGCAAAAAAAGAATAACAGAATTTTACAAATAACAATATGATCAGCAACAAAAACAAACGCACAGTTTATGAACTGTGCGTCTCTTCTTCAAGCGTCAAATCACCACTAGATATCCCAATCAAATCGTATTTATCATATGCATCTTCTTGTAATAAACGCATCGCTTGTGTGCGAATTGATTTTTCAACAATATTTCGGACGTAGCGCCCATTACTAAACGATGTAATTTGCGATGAGTACTTCACCGCATGCAAATGATCACGAAACTTCCACTCCGCTTCTTTGGATAACTGATATTCCCGTTCTTCATACATTCTCTTCCCAATTTCTAACAATTGATTCACTGAATAATCTGCAAACTCTATAATAAATGGAAAACGAGATTGTAAGCCCGGATTCAAAGAAAGAAAATGATTCATCTCTCTTGAATATCCCGCTAAAATTAAAACAAAACCATGTTGCTTATCTTCCATATGCTTTACAAGCGTATCAATTGCTTCCTTACCAAAATCTTTCTCTCCGCCACGTGCTAAAGAATAAGCCTCATCGATAAATAATATACCTCCCATGGCCTTCTTAATTAAATCTCTTGTTTTCTGCGCTGTATGCCCAATATATTCTCCAACAAGATCAGCGCGTTCAGCCTCAACTAAATGTCCTTTTGATAAAATATTCATCTCAAATAATAATTTACCTATCATTCTTGCTACAGTCGTTTTTCCCGTCCCTGGATTCCCTTTAAATAACATATGAAGCACTTGCTTTTCAGATTTCAATCCCATTTCTTGTCTTTTTTTATTTACATAAATCCAAGCATAGATTTCTTTTATTATTTTTTTAATGTCATCCATACCAACAAGCTTTCCCATCTCTTCTTCAATTCTCTGCAGCATTTCATGTTTCGTAGTTGTTTCATTTGAGATCACTGATTTATTTTCTGATGTAGGCAATGAAATCTTTTTTCGGTGATTTAACACAATATTAATTTGATTATTATTTTTCTTTCGCATTGACTGTTCCATACAATCACCTCTTTTTATCAACTCATCGAATATTATCATTACTCCCAATCCCCTTACAAATAACTATTTTTCAGAAAAGTTTGCTATAATATAAGAAATAACTAGGGTGGTGGGACTATGGAAACAATGGAATTCCATGATACAATACAAGCTTTTTCTACTTTTTTATTAAATAAAGGCAGAAAACCTTCAACTATTAAACGTTATGTTTATGATATTGAAGATTTCGGTCATTGGTTAGAAAAAAACAAAAAGCTCCCCTCCAGTAATATATGGGCTACACTTTGTACAAAAGACTATGAAGATTATTTTTCTGACTTAAAAAAGAATCGACATTACTCGGAGAAAACAATGCACCGCGTATTAATCGTTCTAAATAGAATGTATCAATTTTTGAATATCGCAAACCCATTAAAAGATATGGAAATTGTTATACAGCCAGATCGCACATTACGAGACGAAGATTTCATCTCACTTGCAGAGGAGAAACGTTTAAAATATATTATTACTTCATTAGAAGGTTTATCAGAAAAACAACGCCCTGTCCGCCCTTTACTAATGGATCGTAATATCTCTATTGTAAACCTACTCATCGACTATGGATTATCCTTACAAGAACTTACATCATTAAACATGCACGATGTTCACTTTGAAACGAATACGTTATCTATCCCAGCAATAGCCGGTATTCAAAGAACAATTACATTAACTAACGAAGACAAAAAACAGCTATACACGTATTACAAAAGCATCCCTGAACCAGTTCGTCCAAAATACCATAGTGATGATCCATTATTTGTTGCATTTGATTTTAATCGAGGAACATACCGCTGGGTATACGAAAACGATGCACCAAAAGCATTAACAGAAATTGCAGTCCAAAAAATGATTCGTCTTGAAGTAGCCAGAGCTAACTTACGCAAAGGTATTTCCGGTCAGCACTTTCGAAATACCTTTATTTTACGCCTAATCGAAAAGCAAATTCCCGAACCAGAAATTATGAAGTTAGTTGGCTTCAAATCAAAAATTTCACTAAAACGCTATTATCAATACGCTAATAACAGAAAAAACGCCTTGAAATAAGGCGTTTTTTCTGTTTTTTTTCGAAACATTCCATTTTACTATGACCATTTAACCATTCCTCGCATCTACTATGATGAGTTTCGTTCGTATTCCCATTAAGAAAGGAGAGATTTAATGTCTCGTTTTAACGACAATCAAAACAAATTCTCCAAACCATGCTTCCCAAGTAGCGTCGGACGAATTCCAACTACTACATCCATTCCCATTACAAAATCGCAAATTAGAACATTCCGAGCGATCATTGCAGACTTAACGAAAATCATACTTAAACTATTCCAAAATCCATCACCAGCTAATATTGAGGACCTTATAGACACGTTGAACCTACTAAGTAAATTCATCTGTTCACTGGATACTACTTCTTCCCAGAAGGCACAAGGGTTAGCTATTATTAAAAACTTAATAACTATATTAAAAAATCCAACCTTCGTGGCAAGTGCTGTATTTATTGAGTTGCAAAACTTAATAAATTATTTACTATATATTACAAAGCTTTTCCGAATTGATCCTTGTACACTTCAAGAGCTTCTTAAACAAATAGCGGGATTACAAAACGCTTTAATCGCTTCTTCTCCATTTGAAAGTGGCACTACTGGACCTCAAGGGCCTACCGGGGACCAAGGACCTACCGGCGCTCAAGGGCCTACTGGACCTCAGGGGCCTACCGGCGCTCAAGGACCTACTGGACCTCAGGGGCCTCAAGGCAACACCGGCGCTCAAGGGCCTACTGGACCTCAGGGGCCTACCGGCGCTCAAGGACCTACTGGACCTCAGGGGCCTCAAGGTAACACCGGCGCTCAAGGGCCTACTGGACCTCAAGGACCTACTGGACCTCAGGGGCCTACCGGCGCTCAAGGACCTACGGGGGCTCAAGGGCCTACTGGACCTCAGGGGCCTCAAGGTAACACCGGCGCTCAAGGACCTACTGGACCTCAGGGGCCTCAAGGTAACACTGGCGCTCAAGGACCTACGGGGGACCAAGGGCCTACTGGACCTCAGGGGCCTCAAGGTAACACCGGCGCTCAAGGGCCTACTGGACCTCAGGGGCCTCAAGGTAACACCGGCGCTCAAGGACCTACTGGACCTCAGGGGCCTCAAGGTAACACTGGCGCTCAAGGACCTACTGGACCTCAGGGGCCTCAAGGTACTACCGGCGCTCAAGGACCTACTGGACCTCAAGGGCCTACTGGACCTCAAGGGCCTACCGGCGCTCAAGGACCTACTGGACCTCAAGGGCCTACTGGACCTCAAGGGCCTACCGGCGCTCAAGGACCTACTGGACCTCAAGGTAACACCGGCGCTCAAGGACCTACGGGGGCTCAAGGG
The DNA window shown above is from Bacillus clarus and carries:
- a CDS encoding tyrosine-type recombinase/integrase; its protein translation is METMEFHDTIQAFSTFLLNKGRKPSTIKRYVYDIEDFGHWLEKNKKLPSSNIWATLCTKDYEDYFSDLKKNRHYSEKTMHRVLIVLNRMYQFLNIANPLKDMEIVIQPDRTLRDEDFISLAEEKRLKYIITSLEGLSEKQRPVRPLLMDRNISIVNLLIDYGLSLQELTSLNMHDVHFETNTLSIPAIAGIQRTITLTNEDKKQLYTYYKSIPEPVRPKYHSDDPLFVAFDFNRGTYRWVYENDAPKALTEIAVQKMIRLEVARANLRKGISGQHFRNTFILRLIEKQIPEPEIMKLVGFKSKISLKRYYQYANNRKNALK
- the hflX gene encoding GTPase HflX, which translates into the protein MEEKEKVILVGCQLPQDDDERFMHSMKELASLAKTARAEVLVSTTQKRPKFHPATYIGKGKLEELAAMAEELEPAVIIFNNELTPSQIRNLSSVLDARVIDRTQLILDIFAQRAKSREGKLQVELAQLQYTMPRLMGQGLSLSRLGGGIGTRGPGETKLETDRRHIRSRIDEIKKQLAVVVEHRKRYRERRKDNKVFQVSLIGYTNAGKSTLFNRLTEADTFEENLLFATLDPTTRKMLLPSGYTVLLTDTVGFIQDLPTSLIAAFRSTLEEAGEADVILHVVDSADPNYVGHEQTVKKLLSELEINHISVITLYNKKDELYQNFIPFPKSDFLMTSAFEESDLLHIKESVETKMKEEMDPYQVEIPPSEGKLLTLLKTETLLTRMEFLEEKFVYECTGYIFAHSPLNGQLKRFLVEEGENNNV
- the spoVK gene encoding stage V sporulation protein K, translated to MEQSMRKKNNNQINIVLNHRKKISLPTSENKSVISNETTTKHEMLQRIEEEMGKLVGMDDIKKIIKEIYAWIYVNKKRQEMGLKSEKQVLHMLFKGNPGTGKTTVARMIGKLLFEMNILSKGHLVEAERADLVGEYIGHTAQKTRDLIKKAMGGILFIDEAYSLARGGEKDFGKEAIDTLVKHMEDKQHGFVLILAGYSREMNHFLSLNPGLQSRFPFIIEFADYSVNQLLEIGKRMYEEREYQLSKEAEWKFRDHLHAVKYSSQITSFSNGRYVRNIVEKSIRTQAMRLLQEDAYDKYDLIGISSGDLTLEEETHSS
- a CDS encoding trimeric intracellular cation channel family protein; its protein translation is MAWEIFSIIGTIAFALSGAIVAMEEDYDIFGVYILGMATAFGGGALRNLLIGYPIVAFWQQDMLFQIALLSMTIIFLFPNKLITHWKKWENITDAIGLSAFAVQGALYAQKLNLPISATIVAAVLTGIGGGIIRDLLARRKPLVLRAEVYAFWTILAGFLIGAKVIVSDWALYTLFILIVCFRMISIHYKWHLPHRRIDTKERSVHK